In one window of Brachyhypopomus gauderio isolate BG-103 chromosome 16, BGAUD_0.2, whole genome shotgun sequence DNA:
- the LOC143477368 gene encoding olfactory receptor 52K1, with protein sequence MQNLTAGNISFTTFKFIFYTLGEWRPLLFIPHFLMFLLSTVSNSTLIYLIISQKTLHSPMHVLIGLLAVLDLCSPIFIIPNMLLSFLFNWDSISLTGCLIQMFCIHYIGSFQSTILLWMALDRFFAICRPLYYHKYMEVPNFLKFVIAPLIRNLSLDVLIVYLAGRLSFCGTNEIHHCFCEHMALVQLACGDISINNIIGLTAVFLIPTVDFVFVATSYVMIFTSVRKSGKSNLKAINTCVTHIFVIIVSLSCVLIAFLSYRIRNDFSSGSRIFLSTLYILFPSCFNPIIYGVRTKEIREQFLKFMKNINILS encoded by the coding sequence ATGCAGAATCTTACTGCAGGAAATATTTCATTCACAACTTTCAAATTCATTTTCTATACTTTGGGGGAATGGAGGCCTCTTCTTTTCATTCCACATTTCCTGATGTTTTTATTATCTACTGTCTCAAACTCCACTCtcatatatttaattatatcTCAGAAAACACTGCACTCTCCTATGCATGTACTAATAGGCCTACTGGCTGTGCTTGACTTGTGTTCTCCAATATTTATTATACCCAATATGCTACTCAGCTTTCTTTTTAACTGGGACTCGATTTCTCTTACAGGCTGTTTAATACAAATGTTTTGCATTCATTATATTGGTTCATTTCAGTCTACTATTCTGTTGTGGATGGCATTGGATCGGTTCTTTGCCATATGCAGACCTCTTTATTATCACAAATATATGGAAGTCCCTAATTTCCTTAAATTTGTCATTGCACCACTTATTAGAAATTTAAGTTTAGATGTTTTAATTGTCTATTTGGCTGGAAGATTGTCTTTCTGTGGGACAAATGAAATACATCACTGTTTTTGTGAACACATGGCATTGGTCCAGCTGGCCTGTGGAGATATTTCTATTAACAACATAATAGGACTTACAGCTGTTTTTCTGATACCAACTGtagattttgtttttgttgcaaCATCCTATGTAATGATATTTACTTCTGTAAGGAAATCTGGAAAGTCTAATTTAAAAGCTATTAACACTTGTGTTACACATATCTTTGTCATAATAGTTAGTTTGTCATGTGTTTTGATTGCTTTTTTGTCATACAGAATAAGAAATGACTTCTCTTCAGGAAGCCGAATTTTTCTGAGTACATTGTACATACTTTTTCCAAGCTGTTTTAACCCAATTATTTATGGAGTAAGGACAAAAGAAATAAGAGAACAGTTTCTAAAATTCAtgaaaaacataaatattttatCGTGA
- the LOC143477369 gene encoding olfactory receptor 52K1-like, which produces MGDEGEEEEEFKEGSLWDEGCLIQMFSIQYLGGFQSTLLVWMALDRFFAICRQLNFHTYMEITNFKKFITVPVIRNGLVIVILVALAGKLKFCITNEIDHCFCEHMALVQLACGDTSVNNVAGLIATFLITTVDFIFITASYVVIFTSVTKSGKFQWKAINTYFTHIIVMTVNLTFALIAFLSYRIRNNFLSNNRIFLSTMYILFPSCFNPIIYGVRTKKIREHFLKLLSNVKMLPQ; this is translated from the exons ATGGGGGATGAaggtgaggaagaagaggagtttAAGGAGGGGTCACTGTGGGATGAAG GCTGCTTAATACAAATGTTTTCTATTCAATATCTGGGTGGATTCCAGTCTACTCTGCTGGTGTGGATGGCCTTGGATCGGTTCTTTGCCATATGCAGACAACTTAATTTTCATACATATATGGAAATCACCAACTTTAAAAAGTTCATTACTGTGCCTGTTATTAGAAATGGACTTGTGATTGTCATATTAGTTGCTTTGGCTGGAAAGTTGAAATTTTGTATAACTAATGAGATAGATCATTGTTTTTGTGAACACATGGCATTGGTTCAACTGGCATGTGGAGATACTTCTGTCAACAACGTAGCAGGACTTATTGCTACTTTTTTAATAACGACTGTAGATTTTATTTTCATTACAGCATCTTATGTAGTTATATTTACTTCTGTTACAAAATCTGGGAAATTCCAGTGGAAGGCTATTAACACTTATTTTACGCACATAATTGTTATGACAGTTAATTTAACGTTTGCCTTGATTGCTTTTTTGTCATACAGAATAAGAAATAACTTCTTGTCTAACAACCGGATTTTTCTGAGTACAATGTATATACTTTTTCCAAGCTGCTTCAACCCCATTATTTATGGAGtaagaacaaaaaaaataagAGAACATTTTTTAAAACTCTTGAGTAATGTGAAAATGTTACCACAGTAA